A section of the Sebastes fasciatus isolate fSebFas1 chromosome 21, fSebFas1.pri, whole genome shotgun sequence genome encodes:
- the gyg1b gene encoding glycogenin-1b isoform X1, producing MADQAFVTLATNDNYARGAMVLGKSLRIHKTSRKLVVLIGPQMSEQCRAVLKRIFDEVRVVDVLDSGDTAHLAMMKRPDLGVTFTKLHCWTLTHYSKCVFMDADTLVLSNIDELFDREELSAAPDPGWPDCFNSGVFVFRPSMETYGKLLQFCTEHGSFDGGDQGVLNGFYSDWATADISKHLPFIYNLSSIAIYTYLPAFKQYGGNAKVVHFLGQTKPWSYTFDPKTRQVLGGAHEATSHPTFLLDWWILYCSAVVPMLQEQYGDQPFHTGCTGFQYSDMVTFQSEKIWNWDATSLAQALEPQMSSEERKQKWEQGQADYMGMDSFDNIKRKLDTFLK from the exons ATCAGGCTTTTGTGACGTTGGCCACCAATGACAACTATGCTCGAGGAGCCATGGTTTTGGGCAAGTCCCTACGCATCCACAAGACATCAAGGAAGCTGGTGGTACTCATCGGTCCACAAATGTCGGAGCAGTGCCG GGCCGTGCTGAAGAGGATCTTTGACGAGGTGAGGGTGGTCGACGTGTTGGATAGCGGCGACACGGCACACCTGGCCATGATGAAGAGGCCTGACCTGGGCGTCACCTTCACCAAACTCCATTGCTGGACTCTCACACATTACtccaaatgtgttttcatgGATGCAGACACACTG GTGCTTTCAAATATAGATGAGCTGTTTGACAGAGAAGAATTGTCAGCTGCTCCTGACCCTGGCTGGCCGGACTGCTTCAactctggtgtgtttgttttccgCCCTTCTATGGAGACCTATGGCAAACTGCTCCAGTTTTGTACAGAACACGGCAGCTTTGATG GAGGAGACCAAGGCGTTTTGAATGGCTTCTACAGCGACTGGGCAACAGCTGACATATCCAAACACCTCCCATTCATCTACAACCTCAGCAGCATAGCCATCTACACTTACCTTCCAGCATTCAAGCA ATATGGTGGCAATGCCAAGGTGGTCCATTTCCTCGGGCAGACCAAGCCATGGAGTTACACATTTGACCCCAAAACCAGACAGGTCTTAGGAGGTGCGCACGAGGCCACCTCACATCCCACCTTCCTCCTGGACTGGTGGATCCTGTATTGCAGCGCCGTGGTGCCCATGCTGCAGGAGCAATATGGAGACCAGCCTTTCCACACCGGATGTACAGGG TTCCAGTACAGTGACATGGTCACTTTTCAGAGTGAAAAGATATGG AACTGGGACGCCACTTCACTTGCACAAGCACTCGAACCCCAGATGTCCTCCGAAGAACGGAAGCAGAAATGGGAGCAAGGCCAGGCAGACTACATGGGAATGGACTCATTTGATAATATCAAGAGAAAGCTTGATACTTTTCTCAAATAA
- the gyg1b gene encoding glycogenin-1b isoform X2 — translation MADQAFVTLATNDNYARGAMVLGKSLRIHKTSRKLVVLIGPQMSEQCRAVLKRIFDEVRVVDVLDSGDTAHLAMMKRPDLGVTFTKLHCWTLTHYSKCVFMDADTLVLSNIDELFDREELSAAPDPGWPDCFNSGVFVFRPSMETYGKLLQFCTEHGSFDGGDQGVLNGFYSDWATADISKHLPFIYNLSSIAIYTYLPAFKQYGGNAKVVHFLGQTKPWSYTFDPKTRQVLGGAHEATSHPTFLLDWWILYCSAVVPMLQEQYGDQPFHTGCTGNWDATSLAQALEPQMSSEERKQKWEQGQADYMGMDSFDNIKRKLDTFLK, via the exons ATCAGGCTTTTGTGACGTTGGCCACCAATGACAACTATGCTCGAGGAGCCATGGTTTTGGGCAAGTCCCTACGCATCCACAAGACATCAAGGAAGCTGGTGGTACTCATCGGTCCACAAATGTCGGAGCAGTGCCG GGCCGTGCTGAAGAGGATCTTTGACGAGGTGAGGGTGGTCGACGTGTTGGATAGCGGCGACACGGCACACCTGGCCATGATGAAGAGGCCTGACCTGGGCGTCACCTTCACCAAACTCCATTGCTGGACTCTCACACATTACtccaaatgtgttttcatgGATGCAGACACACTG GTGCTTTCAAATATAGATGAGCTGTTTGACAGAGAAGAATTGTCAGCTGCTCCTGACCCTGGCTGGCCGGACTGCTTCAactctggtgtgtttgttttccgCCCTTCTATGGAGACCTATGGCAAACTGCTCCAGTTTTGTACAGAACACGGCAGCTTTGATG GAGGAGACCAAGGCGTTTTGAATGGCTTCTACAGCGACTGGGCAACAGCTGACATATCCAAACACCTCCCATTCATCTACAACCTCAGCAGCATAGCCATCTACACTTACCTTCCAGCATTCAAGCA ATATGGTGGCAATGCCAAGGTGGTCCATTTCCTCGGGCAGACCAAGCCATGGAGTTACACATTTGACCCCAAAACCAGACAGGTCTTAGGAGGTGCGCACGAGGCCACCTCACATCCCACCTTCCTCCTGGACTGGTGGATCCTGTATTGCAGCGCCGTGGTGCCCATGCTGCAGGAGCAATATGGAGACCAGCCTTTCCACACCGGATGTACAGGG AACTGGGACGCCACTTCACTTGCACAAGCACTCGAACCCCAGATGTCCTCCGAAGAACGGAAGCAGAAATGGGAGCAAGGCCAGGCAGACTACATGGGAATGGACTCATTTGATAATATCAAGAGAAAGCTTGATACTTTTCTCAAATAA
- the bdh1 gene encoding D-beta-hydroxybutyrate dehydrogenase, mitochondrial codes for MAPLSVFRVALLVSFSVFLTVLLGFGLPALLNVLMRMVGIPETSVTECIVVLYLLFVLYVATPRIPRGLVQVEGKAVFITGCDSGFGHALAKHLHKLGFTVFAGCLFKDKGGEGAKELEEFQSDRMKVVQLDVCSEEQVNQAAEYIKENLEDSERGLWAVVNNAGVSTFGEVEFTSMDTYKQVSEVNLWGTIRVTKALLPLIRRAKGRVVNLASMYGRMGNALRSPYCVSKYGVEAFSDCLRYEMKTWGVKVSIVEPGNFIVATGILTRDIVATTANKLWSEAPSQVKEDYGKAHFEQHMALMRSYCNSGQKDVAPVLDDITDAIMSKRPYMRYNPMEPHWWIRVQLMTHLPGAISDLLYF; via the exons ATGGCTCCGCTCTCCGTGTTCCGAGTGGCTCTTCTGGTGTCGTTTTCAGTGTTTCTGACTGTTttgttgggttttggactgccTGCTCTGCTGAACGTGTTGATGAGGATGGTGGGGATACCGGAGACGAGTGTAACCGAGTGCATTGTGGTGCTGTATTTACTTTTCGTGCTGTACGTGGCGACGCCTCGAATTCCAAGAGGATTGGTGCAG gTGGAGGGGAAAGCTGTGTTTATTACAGGTTGTGACAGTGGATTTGGTCATGCACTTGCCAAACATCTACACAAGCTTGGCTTCACGGTCTTTGCTGGATGTCTTTTTAAG GATAAAGGTGGAGAGGGTGCAAAGGAACTGGAAGAATTTCAGTCAGATCGCATGAAGGTAGTCCAGCTGGATGTCTGCAGTGAAGAGCAAGTGAACCAGGCTGCGGAATACATCAAAGAAAACCTGGAGGACTCAGAAAGAG GTCTGTGGGCTGTGGTGAACAACGCTGGTGTGTCAACGTTCGGAGAAGTAGAGTTCACCTCCATGGACACCTACAAGCAGGTATCAGAGGTCAACCTGTGGGGCACCATAAGGGTCACCAAGGCTCTTCTGCCGTTAATCCGCAGGGCCAAAG GCCGTGTTGTGAACCTGGCCAGCATGTACGGGAGGATGGGAAATGCCTTGCGGTCCCCTTACTGCGTATCTAAATACGGTGTGGAGGCTTTTTCTGATTGCCTTCGCTATGAGATGAAGACCTGGGGCGTCAAAGTGTCCATAGTCGAACCGGGGAACTTCATCGTGGCCACCGGCATCCTGACCCGAGATATTGTGGCCACCACGGCCAATAAGCTGTGGAGTGAGGCACCATCCCAAGTGAAGGAGGATTATGGGAAAGCCCACTTTGAGCAGCACATGGCTCTGATGCGCTCTTACTGCAACAGCGGACAGAAGGATGTAGCCCCCGTTCTGGATGACATCACTGACGCCATCATGTCCAAGCGTCCCTACATGCGGTACAACCCCATGGAGCCACACTGGTGGATCAGAGTTCAGCTGATGACCCACCTGCCTGGAGCCATATCTGACTTGTTGTACTTCTAG